A single genomic interval of Pyrus communis chromosome 5, drPyrComm1.1, whole genome shotgun sequence harbors:
- the LOC137734406 gene encoding uncharacterized protein, with the protein MVALETQQNPAPLEEKVEQFQDQDPYEAEETLSLCDLPTHSDSAHWEDFSKDYQSSSFDRYEDDDNFFEFVSEEFTSSRYPAEKDIIFCGKLIPYNKGAPNFAAEKCHQKTQKIKSQETVNKTKSFSFSKKKGFFWSWRSCSFRKITKPSNTAKTSKPKNPTSVSYRKCEVNKVSILSSTPSRSKWYLLMFQMARFPTEMELRDIKNRQSRRMPSTMFRSFDEGSDEKGNKGRSDSKSRAKGLWRLLRAVGCSSPHADAVVKAGLL; encoded by the coding sequence ATGGTTGCCCTAGAAACCCAGCAAAACCCAGCACCTCTGGAAGAAAAAGTAGAACAATTTCAAGACCAAGATCCCTACGAGGCAGAAGAAACTCTATCTCTCTGTGATCTTCCCACACACAGTGACTCGGCTCATTGGGAGGACTTCTCCAAAGATTACCAAAGCTCATCGTTCGACCGCTATGAAGACGATGACAACTTCTTCGAGTTCGTCAGCGAGGAGTTCACCTCCTCGAGGTACCCAGCAGAGAAGGACATAATCTTTTGCGGAAAACTTATACCCTACAACAAAGGAGCACCAAACTTTGCAGCGGAGAAATGTCATCAGAAGACTCAGAAGATCAAGAGCCAAGAAACCGTAAACAAAACGAAAAGCTTTAGCTTTTCGAAGAAAAAAGGGTTTTTTTGGTCGTGGAGATCTTGCTCTTTCCGCAAGATAACCAAACCCTCAAACACGGCCAAGACTTCGAAGCCGAAAAATCCCACATCGGTAAGTTACAGAAAGTGTGAGGTGAATAAAGTGTCTATACTTTCCAGCACGCCGTCGAGGTCCAAGTGGTATCTTTTGATGTTTCAAATGGCGAGGTTTCCGACGGAGATGGAGCTGAGGGACATAAAAAACCGGCAGAGCCGACGGATGCCGTCGACCATGTTTAGGTCATTTGATGAAGGCAGTGATGAGAAGGGTAATAAGGGAAGGAGTGATAGTAAAAGCAGGGCAAAGGGGTTGTGGAGGCTGTTGAGGGCGGTGGGGTGTAGCAGTCCACATGCAGACGCCGTCGTAAAGGCAGGGCTTCTTTAG